From one Lotus japonicus ecotype B-129 chromosome 3, LjGifu_v1.2 genomic stretch:
- the LOC130747960 gene encoding agamous-like MADS-box protein AGL12: MARGKVQLRRIENPVHRQVTFCKRRAGLLKKAKELSVLCDAEIGLVIFSAQGKLYELTTKGTMQGLIERYMNYTREAEPEAVTQARPLDAKEETNVLKQEIDKLQKGIRYLFGGGLGTMKMDELHVLEKNLETWIYHVRSMKMNIMLQEIQALRDKEGTLKAANKYLHDMVVENTSVTNFDPFATDPLYPLIIQDGGFQF; this comes from the exons ATGGCTCGTGGAAAGGTTCAGCTGAGGCGAATTGAGAACCCGGTGCATAGGCAAGTTACCTTCTGCAAGCGGCGAGCAGGGCTTCTGAAGAAGGCTAAGGAGCTTTCTGTGCTGTGTGATGCTGAAATTGGCCTTGTCATTTTCTCCGCGCAAGGAAAGCTCTATGAACTCACCACCAAAGG AACTATGCAAGGGCTCATAGAGAGGTACATGAATTACACACGAGAGGCTGAACCTGAAGCAGTCACTCAAGCGCGTCCTCTG GATGCTAAAGAGGAAACCAATGTGCTAAAACAAGAAATCGACAAATTGCAAAAGGGTATCAG GTATTTGTTTGGAGGAGGATTGGGGACAATGAAAATGGATGAATTACACGTGCTGGAAAAGAATCTTGAAACTTGGATTTATCATGTTCGCTCCATGAAG ATGAACATCATGTTACAAGAAATTCAAGCTTTGAGAGATAAG GAGGGAACACTTAAGGCGGCAAATAAATATCTTCATGACATG GTTGTGGAGAATACTTCAGTTACTAACTTTGATCCATTTGCTACTGATCCTTTATACCCACTAATTATACAAGATGGGGGTTTTCAGTTCTAG
- the LOC130747961 gene encoding NAC domain-containing protein 7-like isoform X2 yields MNAFSHVPPGFRFHPTDEELVDYYLRKKVASRKIDLDVIKDVDLYKIEPWDLQEICRIGREEQSDWYFFSHKDKKYPTGTRTNRATAAGFWKATGRDKAIYSKHDLIGMRKTLVFYKGRAPNGQKSDWIMHEYRLETDENATPQEEGWVVCRVFKKRVAATSMRRVSEHDSPCWYDDQVSFMPDLDSPKQTSQSNMNLVYQQLPYNNNPCKKELEFPYQLPREHFLQLPFLESPKIQLQSSSTMEPFGGSHATTLLQEEQVQLQTGHQQNFQAMMYGNNNNNTNNIEEQVTDWRVLDKFVASQLSQDDHAASNSKDNNNSYSSNTAPANMFHSTDNNNGALQFTHLDKQDMVPENAAWK; encoded by the exons ATGAATGCATTTTCTCATGTCCCCCCAGGTTTCAGGTTCCATCCCACGGATGAAGAACTTGTTGACTACTACCTCAGGAAGAAAGTTGCTTCAAggaagattgaccttgatgtcATCAAGGATGTTGACCTTTACAAAATTGAGCCATGGGATCTTCAAG AGATTTGCAGAATAGGAAGAGAAGAGCAAAGTGATTGGTACTTCTTTAGCCACAAAGACAAGAAGTATCCAACTGGAACACGCACAAATAGGGCAACAGCTGCAGGATTTTGGAAAGCTACTGGAAGAGACAAAGCAATCTACTCAAAGCATGACCTAATTGGGATGAGGAAGACCTTAGTCTTTTATAAAGGTCGAGCTCCCAATGGACAAAAGTCTGATTGGATCATGCACGAGTATCGCCTTGAAACTGATGAAAATGCCACACCACAG GAAGAAGGATGGGTTGTGTGTAGAGTATTCAAGAAGAGAGTTGCAGCAACAAGCATGCGTAGAGTGAGTGAACATGACTCCCCTTGTTGGTATGATGACCAAGTCTCTTTCATGCCAGATTTGGACTCACCAAAACAAACCTCTCAATCCAATATGAATTTGGTCTACCAGCAGCTACCATATAATAATAACCCTTGCAAGAAAGAGCTAGAATTTCCCTACCAATTGCCTCGAGAACACTTTCTCCAGCTTCCATTTCTAGAGAGCCCTAAAATACAGCTTCAATCTTCTTCCACCATGGAACCCTTTGGTGGTAGCCATGCAACTACTCTACTACAAGAAGAACAAGTTCAACTACAAACTGGTCATCAGCAAAACTTTCAGGCAATGATGTATggcaacaacaataataataccaATAACATTGAAGAACAAGTTACTGATTGGAGAGTGCTTGACAAGTTTGTTGCTTCACAACTTAGTCAAGATGATCATGCTGCATCCAATTCCAAAGACAATAATAATAGCTACTCATCAAACACTGCACCAGCCAACATGTTCCATTCCACAGATAATAACAATGGCGCCCTGCAGTTCACACATTTGGACAAACAAGACATGGTGCCTGAAAATGCAGCATGGAAATAG
- the LOC130747961 gene encoding NAC domain-containing protein 7-like isoform X1, with translation MNAFSHVPPGFRFHPTDEELVDYYLRKKVASRKIDLDVIKDVDLYKIEPWDLQEICRIGREEQSDWYFFSHKDKKYPTGTRTNRATAAGFWKATGRDKAIYSKHDLIGMRKTLVFYKGRAPNGQKSDWIMHEYRLETDENATPQVQEEGWVVCRVFKKRVAATSMRRVSEHDSPCWYDDQVSFMPDLDSPKQTSQSNMNLVYQQLPYNNNPCKKELEFPYQLPREHFLQLPFLESPKIQLQSSSTMEPFGGSHATTLLQEEQVQLQTGHQQNFQAMMYGNNNNNTNNIEEQVTDWRVLDKFVASQLSQDDHAASNSKDNNNSYSSNTAPANMFHSTDNNNGALQFTHLDKQDMVPENAAWK, from the exons ATGAATGCATTTTCTCATGTCCCCCCAGGTTTCAGGTTCCATCCCACGGATGAAGAACTTGTTGACTACTACCTCAGGAAGAAAGTTGCTTCAAggaagattgaccttgatgtcATCAAGGATGTTGACCTTTACAAAATTGAGCCATGGGATCTTCAAG AGATTTGCAGAATAGGAAGAGAAGAGCAAAGTGATTGGTACTTCTTTAGCCACAAAGACAAGAAGTATCCAACTGGAACACGCACAAATAGGGCAACAGCTGCAGGATTTTGGAAAGCTACTGGAAGAGACAAAGCAATCTACTCAAAGCATGACCTAATTGGGATGAGGAAGACCTTAGTCTTTTATAAAGGTCGAGCTCCCAATGGACAAAAGTCTGATTGGATCATGCACGAGTATCGCCTTGAAACTGATGAAAATGCCACACCACAG GTGCAGGAAGAAGGATGGGTTGTGTGTAGAGTATTCAAGAAGAGAGTTGCAGCAACAAGCATGCGTAGAGTGAGTGAACATGACTCCCCTTGTTGGTATGATGACCAAGTCTCTTTCATGCCAGATTTGGACTCACCAAAACAAACCTCTCAATCCAATATGAATTTGGTCTACCAGCAGCTACCATATAATAATAACCCTTGCAAGAAAGAGCTAGAATTTCCCTACCAATTGCCTCGAGAACACTTTCTCCAGCTTCCATTTCTAGAGAGCCCTAAAATACAGCTTCAATCTTCTTCCACCATGGAACCCTTTGGTGGTAGCCATGCAACTACTCTACTACAAGAAGAACAAGTTCAACTACAAACTGGTCATCAGCAAAACTTTCAGGCAATGATGTATggcaacaacaataataataccaATAACATTGAAGAACAAGTTACTGATTGGAGAGTGCTTGACAAGTTTGTTGCTTCACAACTTAGTCAAGATGATCATGCTGCATCCAATTCCAAAGACAATAATAATAGCTACTCATCAAACACTGCACCAGCCAACATGTTCCATTCCACAGATAATAACAATGGCGCCCTGCAGTTCACACATTTGGACAAACAAGACATGGTGCCTGAAAATGCAGCATGGAAATAG